The Erigeron canadensis isolate Cc75 chromosome 1, C_canadensis_v1, whole genome shotgun sequence genome segment GTTTTAAAAATTGATGTATAAGTATAAAAGATGACCTTCAGCCTACTGATGTTGAAATTGTCCTTTCCATCTTTTGTGAGAATGCCTTCACCAACAAGCTTGTCCATAATTTCTGAAAACCCAATTATGAAATATAGAATGTCAAACTCATTTTTATATGTAAGATTTTTAACTTAGCTTTGTGATTGGCTTATCAATTTCTCTGGTTACCTTCAATCAAAACCTGCAGTTATAATAGAGAACATTATCTGATTGTTGCAAAACTGAaaagaatgaagaaaaaaacatttgcATTTAATATTGTCAATTAAAGAAAAAGTACCACTGAGATGTCAGGGAAATTTGAGAGGGCATCAGTGACATCAACACTTTCTAGATGATATCCATTGATCCAATCCCTCACACGGTTTAGTTGCTGTTCATCTTCAGCAGGATCCTGAGTATCTTCTGTGTATTTGACATGACATAATCAAATCATACAGCAAATTTCTCTGTATAGATAGTGTATAACAAGATTGAGTTTAGTTAGCACCTTCATCAACCATGGCTTCGTCTTGTTTCTCTTTTTGCTTATCTGAAAACAATGATGTGATTATCTACAGTCTTCAATTCTAAAGAAGTTGAAATAAGTAGCATCAACAAAAAAATATCAGCATTTATTTACCTGCTGGTGCCACTATGTAGTCATCATCAGACATGCTATCCTGAAATCGATCGTAAAAGTTACCATACAGTATAAAGCTtctaaaatgatatatatatatatatacaatactgATACTCGAGATGAAATAACACTAAATGGGGTAATATACCTCGCTATCAGCTTCACTGTCCTCATCTCTATGCATTGAATCTGCTTCCAAACTCACGTTATCGTCCTCACAAGGATCAAGCACACTTTTAACCTGTAATGATCAAGGgaattacaaattaattaaaagtgaaCCATAAAATCTAGTTTGTCATTGCACTTGTCAAATCGTCATTTCTTACTTTCAGAGATAACACAAAATGCTTGCTGTTGACATTGCCAACCTCCATTCTCAAAGGATTTTTGGTCCAAGCAGTGTGAGATTCTTCATCTGTGCAGCCTCTGAAGAATGGGGGCTCGTAATCAGCAGGCTACAAGGTAGAAACATATATTGcatattattataactttattatatCAAGACAAGAGGTAAAAGATACACTTAACATCATATGATAAAAGTTCCATACTTTTTCCAGTGAAGGATAACAATAACGATTGATGTCTGAAGTATTAGCTACATGTGAGTGGATATTAACAGAAGTTTAAGAGATAGGTTACTCCATTTTTATGGACAAATGAACACATTAGAGcatttacaaaaaaattcaACAGTTCATACAAAATTTATGGTAATTTGTTGTTTCTGAAAAGAATATGCACGTTATCAAAATCATACCGTGACATCATCATAGTAGAGGAGTTTCATCAAAATGGTGCGCTGTAACAATAGACAAAAGAGaagttttaaaaagaaactATGTACAAGATATAATTGGAAACTTAGAGTAACTGGCTCATTGCATCAAAAAAAATGCCTCAACCATAAGGACATTACCTCTTCAGGCATCTTATCTAGAGTTCTCATCAGTTGAATCAGTGTACGGACCATTTTGCAAGCAGAACTCCTGAAGTACAAAGTTGTAAGTAGAGACAGTGCTAGAAATTTATCTTTAGTGTTAGGAATCAAATTAGTGAATTACAGGCCCAAAAACCATATACAAAGCTAAAATAATTCATATGGGAATAGTAGTACTTCATCTGAGTTGGGGTAATCTCTGTCATGGAGTTACACTTAAATGTTTCCCCTTGCTTTTTGTTTCCAATTCGATTGATATTCATAGAAACCTCTTGACTGTCAGAAGAGTAGCTGAAAGAAACTGCAGGAAAAAATATTTCTTAGTAAAGAAAAGTGGTACCAAGAGAAATTTCAAAAAAGATGTGTGCATCGTCACTTCTATGTAGAATATAGGATCTTTCTTATCTTTCTACTAACAGGAATTTGTATAACAGACAACAAATTCCTATCCAGCAAGAAGACTAAAATAGTGACAAAAATTCCTATCACCTAAATCAGAAAAACAGAAATGGTGTTCGGAATCTTACAGGTGTATTCTTCGATCATTGGCCCTTCTACTGTCTCGCACACGCAGAACATTAGTGTCTTGAGATATTTCTTCTGCAAAGCATCATACACACCTGCCAGAAAACAAAATTCTGCTTATTACAAACAGAAATGATTAACAAAGAGGTTAAACTCAAAAGCACATAAGAATATTAGATCATATTGCCTTTCTCCATCCAGTCAATTAGTCTTCTAGACTCTGCATCCATTGGCATAAGCTTTTTGATCTTCATCTCTATTTGATGACACAATAAAAGCAAACCCATTCGATTAGGTCAAGCCTGTCAGCTACAGAAAAAGATTTTCACCAAAAAGACCATTGGAATCTACCTAAGGCTGGCACACCCTTGTCACTAAAGTAGTTATCTGGAAAGAGGCCTCTGATATAACTGATATTGAATATTGCTATGCGTAGCAGGTTCCTTGTCTATATTTAAGATAAAACATCGTGAGATACCAAAATTCATACACTGAATATATCAGCAGTAAATTAAGAGTTCCACATCAAGCCTTAAAGGCTTCAGCAataatatgcaatcaaattattACACATATACTCTAACATCATTACTGACTTCTTTGATGGTGTAATTAACATATTGTTTAACTCAACCACAATACTTAAGCTGTAAAAACTAGTTACAATTACCATCACTTATTTCAATTTTGTCACAGATAATGTAGCATCATGTACTACTCGAAGCTTAACCATCTAAACTTTCGAACGTTCACTTGAtcttaaaactcaaaatatatcTCTTATAAATAACTACAGGCTCCTGCTGATTACATGGAGCACCAGAttacatactatatatatttgaatgtaaTCATCTGAAATAAGAGATGCATATAACATCTGCATTTACACTGCTACATCTGCCACAATTATAGTAACGAAAGAGAAAATCAAGTAAAAGTACAAATTATCTTAATCTGCTCTCAAGTACAAATCACATACTCTGCATCATGTAAGTTTCTAGTTACTAAATCTTATTAGATTAGGATATAGATGCTTACAGTATCCGTTTCTATACACTACTACGTTCCACGAACTTGACAAGCTAACTTAGAACAGTAATATGTGTAAAAAATCCTACTCGGCACTCAAATACTAATCACATACTCTGCATCATGAAATTGCTAATGATTAGTGTTAGCAGATTGGACTAAAGAagcttataagttataatgtCTGTATATATGCTCCTACATTGCACAGTTTTGCCCATGAATGTACTTATATACCTACCTTATCAATAACAGTAATGAGTGAAAATACAAAGAGTTAAACTGAATCTCATGCAGCAACTACAACTTGAGCTAAAAACGAAACTAACTCCTTGTAAATCTGACAGAAGGTTATCTTATATCTATTTCACTTTTTAGTTACCGATTTAATAACTATAACTACAACAAGTATCCTAACTTCGGTGACTACGATTTATTTTCATATCATAAGGCAGAGCATGCAGATTTCAACAACCTAGAATAGATATATCCGCCATGTAATATCAAATCTGATGTCAGTAAGTACAAGTTGAGCAATAAACTGGCACAAATCAGCCGTAACTGATCGTAAATCCAATAAGAGCTTACTTTGAATCTATTCCATAATCAGCATCCgatttaacaaaattataagtACAACGAGTATCAGATA includes the following:
- the LOC122584910 gene encoding meiosis-specific protein ASY1, translating into MVVAQKLKETEVTEQDSLLLTRNLLRIAIFNISYIRGLFPDNYFSDKGVPALEMKIKKLMPMDAESRRLIDWMEKGVYDALQKKYLKTLMFCVCETVEGPMIEEYTFSFSYSSDSQEVSMNINRIGNKKQGETFKCNSMTEITPTQMKSSACKMVRTLIQLMRTLDKMPEERTILMKLLYYDDVTPADYEPPFFRGCTDEESHTAWTKNPLRMEVGNVNSKHFVLSLKVKSVLDPCEDDNVSLEADSMHRDEDSEADSEDSMSDDDYIVAPADKQKEKQDEAMVDEEDTQDPAEDEQQLNRVRDWINGYHLESVDVTDALSNFPDISVVLIEEIMDKLVGEGILTKDGKDNFNISRLKKMEYEFDAVKEETDGRFVVNKKSPSAYLDGHMYMKALYHALPLNYITASTLQSKLGGEANQTTVRKLMDKMTKEGYIESTSNRKLGKRVVHSDATKKKLAEVRKVLDMDPMVDTNETNNKSNYLENQTGTNRRDTSTCGAVHSIGSDLTRTKGKSDLHQNGSNSSEATMSKLRENGHSTPTSNQPIASIESHAVWDEKGRAGNVNQDDIMDTIVCSGRSSVDKRCRKTSTVKEPILQYMKRQRSQ